Genomic window (Haloarchaeobius salinus):
CATATCGCTATATCAAATCCGGGGGTCGGCCGGTAGTGAAATGCAGGAACGAGAGCCTGTACTCACGTCTCACGCGAGGGGCCGGCTCGTCGGTCGGGCCGGCCCGGCGGTAGACTGATTCCTCGCCGCGCGCTATCGGCCGTATGCCACTCGAATCGCCGGACGATCTCCGGCGAGTACTCGCCTACGACCGCGTCGCCGTAGTCGGTGCGTCCACATCGTTCGAGAAGGCAGCCCACATCGTCCCGGCGTACCTGCAGCGTCACGGCTACGAACTGTGGCCCGTCAATCCGACAGCCGACGAGATATTCGGTCGGCGAGCGTTCGACTCGCTGACCGACGTTCCGGCTTCCGTGGACATCGTCGAGATATTCCGCCCGAGCGAGGAGGTTCCGGGGATCGTCGGCGAGGCTCTCGACCGGGACGACGTGAGGGCAATCTGGATGCAGCCGGGTGTCGGAGACGACGACGCGGCGCGAAAGGCCGAGGCGGCCGGAATCGACGTCGTACAGGACCGGTGCATGAAGGTCGAACACGGCCAGCTCGTCCGCAACCCGATGGACTGAGACGCTGCGGCCAACGTTCTTACGTCGTGACCGCCAACGGTCCCATCTGTATGAGTGACAACGACCCCTTCGAGGGTCTCGACGTCTCCGACGACCCGACGGCCGACCTCGACCGCGCGACCCAGACACTGGCGGTTCGGACCGAGGAACGTCGGTACGGCAAGAAGATGGTGGTCATCGAGGGATTCGAGGGCGACGGCGACCTCGGCGACCTCGCCAGCGACCTCAAGTCCGCGCTCGGGACCGGTGGCACGGTCAAGGAGAATCACATCGAGGTCCAGGGCGACCACGCCCAGCGCGTCGAGGAACTGCTCCGGGAGCGCGGCTACTCCATCGAATCGTAGGGGTGATTAGCGAACGGCCGTCGTCGTGTTGTTCGTGCCCCACGTCGACGGCACGGCTACGGTCGTCGTCCCCACGTTGCGGTAGATGAGTCGCCGGGAGACGGTGAGGTGCGTTCCGTCCTCCCGCACGACGGTGTACTCGATCCTGTACTCGTAGACGAAGCCATCGCTGGCGACGATCGCTTCCAGCGTCGCGTTCTCGACGCCGGCGTCGTCCCCGCCGGTGAACGCGTTGTTGACGAGGGTGTCCGGCTGCGTGACCTCCGTGGCGCGGACGTAGAACAGCTGGTCGCTGACGCCCGCGGGGACCCTGTCGAGCTCACGCACGACGGTCACGTTCATCGACGAGAAGCCGTTGTAGAGGAACTCGGGACGGAGCGCCCGGAGCGTCACGCCTTCCCCGGGCGGGACCGGCGTCCCGTCGGCGGTCCGGGCGATCGAGAAGTTCGCGGCCGATGGTGAGAGGCCAGCCGGCCCGCGCGCGGCGTACAGGCGGCTCCCGTTGACGTACGCGAGCCTGGTCACGTTCAGTGCCCGGCCGCGCTGGGTCACGTTCGAGACGTAGATGCTCTGGTTCCGGGCGAACCGGGCGTCGACCACGACGTTGTTCCACCTCGTCCCGTTGTCGTACCTGACGTCGAGTTCGTAGTCCAGACTGTAGCTCGTCCCCTCGAGGCGGCGCGCCTGGGAGTCCAGGAACACGGCCGGGTCACCGAGGGTGTCCGTCTCCGGGTCGGGCGAGAACGGTGGGGTGGCCCGCATCGACTCCGTCTCCGAGGGGTCGGGTACGGACGTCTCTGGCACCGAGAACGGGTCCCGTGTCTGGACGCCAGCGGTGCCACCACAGCCGGCGAGCACCATCGAGAGCACCAGTACGAGCGCGAGCCACGGCCCCCTGTCCATCGTTCGCGGTTAGGACGGCCGGCGCTTGAACGTTGGGACGCCCTCAGTCGTCCGTCGCTTCCACGAGCCGTTTCGCGCGTGCAATCGCGTCGGCGACCCCGCGTACGTCGGTCACCTCGCCCCGTCGTCGGAGCGTTTCGGCGCGTGACGCGGCGCGCCTGGGTGGCTGCTGCTCTCCACCCGATTCATCGACGACGACCAGCGGCGAGCGGCCGTCCAGGAGCCCGTACACCTGGTCGTCGCCGGCGACGAGCGCGGGGTTCGCGACGGCGACCACGGCAGCACGGTCGACGGCCTCGCGGGTGGCCGACAGGGTCGCGTCGTCGAGGGGTTCGTGGGGGTAGCGCTCGATGGTCTCGACGTCGAGGAGAGCCGCCGTCTCGGCCAGCGCATCGCCCTGGGTGACGGGCCCGACTGAGACGCTCGCGTCCGCGCCGACGAGTCGTTCCAGCGTCCGGGCGGCGACCGAGCCGGAGCCGACGAGGTGGACCGAGCGGTCGACGGCCCCGGGCTGGCGTGCGAGCGTGGTCACACCGAGGCTCTCGGTGACCGGGTCGCGCCGGAGCACCGTGCGGGCGTCGAACGAGTCGGCGAGACGGTCGCGTGTCAGCACCGACTCCGGTAAACCAGTAGCCACGATATCTCCGTCGGCGAGCAGCGCCAGTTCGTCGCAGTACCTGGCCGCGAGCGAGAGGTCGTGGATGGCCGCGACGACGGTCTTCCCGTCGGCGACGAGGTCCGCGACCAGTTCCAGCGTCTCGACCTGGTGGTTCACGTCGAGGCTCGCCGTCGGCTCGTCGAGCAGGAGGATCGGTGTCTCCTGTGCGAGTGCACGGGCGATGGTCACGGTCTGTCGTTCCCCGCCGCTCAGCTCGTCGATCCGGCGGTCCGCGAGGTGCTCGGCGTCGACGCGGGCGAGTGCGTCGTCGACCGCCTGTCGGTCCGTCCGGGTGGAGGGCTCGAACCGTCCCCGGTGCGGTGTGCGTCCCATCGCGACCACATCGCGCGCGGTGAACCCGAAGGAGACCGTGGTGTCCTGCGGGACGACGGCGACCCGCCGGCTGGCGGCTTTCGAGCCCAGTTTGTCGAGCCGGTCGTCGTCGAGAGAGACGGTGCCGCCGTCGGGGTCGAGCGCGCCGCTGACGGTCCGGAGGAGCGTCGTCTTCCCCGCCCCGTTCGGGCCGACGAGTCCGAGGAAGGTGCCGGGTTCGACGGCGAGCGATACGTCATCGAGGACGGTCGCGTTGCCGAACGAGACGGTGACGCCGTCGATGTCGATCACAGTGCGTGCACCTCCCGGCGGCTGAGCAGGAACAGGAAGAACGGCGCACCGACGGCGGCGGTGACGACGCCGACGGGGAGCACCTCAGCGGTCGAGCGCGCGAGCGTGTCCGCGACGACGAGGAACGTCGCCCCGGCGAGCGCGCTCGTCGGCAGGAGCACCCGGTGGTCGGGGCCGACGACGAGGCGCATCGCGTGCGGGACGACGAGCCCGACGAAGCCGATGACCCCTGCGACGGCGACGCCGGCGGCCGTGATGGCGCTGGACACCGCGAGCAGGATCTGTTTCGTGCGTTCGACCTCGATGCCGAGGTGGTGGGCGTCCTCCTCGCCGAGCATCAGGACGTTCAGGTCCCGCGTGAACGGCAGGAGCAGGAGGAAGCAGGCGGCGACGGCGACGAACGCGACGCCGACCGGCTCCCAGGCGGCGTTCATGCCGAGGTCGCCGAGCAGCCAGTAGTACGCCCGCTGGAGCGTGCCCTCGGGGCTGGTGACCATGAGGAACGAGACGACCGCCCCGAGGAACGTCTGGACGGCGACCCCGGCGAGCAGCAGGGTCGCGACGGGGGTGCGGCCGCCCTCGGTCGCGATGGTGTAGACGAGGAACGCGGCGGCGACCGCGCCGACGAACGCTGCGCCCTCGATGCCGAACGGGACGGCGGTCCCGACCAGCGGGATGGCACCGCCGAGCGTGATGAACGCGACCGCACCGACCGCCGCACCGGAGGAGACGCCGACGATGGAGGGGTCGGCCATCGGGTTCCGGAAGAACCCCTGCATGACGGTGCCGGCGGCGGCGAGCGCGAAGCCGACGACGGCGGCGAGTGCGATGCGCGGCAGCCGCAACGAGATGACGATGACCCGGGTGGTCTCGGCCACGTGGAACGAGAACGGGTGTGTCGTCTCGACCCCGACGCCGAACGGGAGGAGCGTCACGCCGAGGAGGCCAGTCGAGCCCTCCGTCGCGTGCACGCCCGTCGGAATCCAGAGCGCGTTGAGGATGGCCGCGGCGACGGCGGTCGGTGCGATGTCGACGGGGCCGACGGTCGTACAGACAGCGACGGTGGCGAACAGCAGGGCTACGAGGCCGCAGGACCACACGACTGCTCTGAGGTCGGTACGCATCGCTGGCGCTTGTTCACAATTCTACTTGCTTTAGGTAAATACTTATTGCATACGTCGCGAGTTGGGTGTGATGACAGGTACACGGACGACGCTCGTGGTGGCACTGTTGCTGGTCGGTTCACTCGCGGCCGTCGTGGCCCCCGTCGGTGGGGCCACGGCAGCCATGGAACCGACCAGTGCGACGGCCGCCACCGCACAGGAGGACTGCTCGTTCCCGTTCTCCGCGACGGACGCGACGGGAACCGAAGTGACGGTCGAGGAAGCACCTGACTCGGTGGTGACGCTCGGACCCGCCGCCGCACAGACGATGGTCGAGATCGGTGCCGGCTCGAAGGTCGTCGGGGCGACCCAGTACGCGAGCTATCTGGACGGCTCCGACGCGTGGGCGAACATCTCCGGCTCCGGTCGGGCGTTCGTCAGCGTCGAGCGCGTCGTCGCCCAGCAGCCCAAGCTCGTGCTCGCGGAGAACATCGTGAGCGACGACACCGTCGAACGCCTCCGCGACGCCGGCATCACGGTGTACAAGTTCCGGAGCGCGAGCAGCATGGACGCCGTCCTCGAGAAGGTCGAGGTGACCGGTCAGCTCGTCGGTGCCTGCGAGGGTGCGAGCGAGACGCGCGACTGGATGGAGACCGAACTCGAGGTCGTCCAGCGCGCCGCCGAGGGACAGGAGTCCCCGCAGGCGCTGTACGTCTTCTACGGGACGACGCCCGGCCCGGACACGTACATCAACGACCTGATGACGACCGCTGGCGCGGAGAACCTGGCGGCATCGGCCGACCTGGAGTACAGCCAGGCGGGCTACGCCCGCATCAATCCCGAGGTTGTCGCGAACATGACCGTCGAGTGGTTGCTGCTGAACGGCGGCCAGCCCGAACCCCGGATTCCAGAGTCCGAGGCCTACCAGAACACCATCGCAGTGCAGGAGGACCAGACGATCGTCCTGAACGAGAACTACGTGAGCCAGCCCGCCCCCCGCAGCGTCTACGTGATGCGGAACCTCTCGCAGGCGTGGTTCCCGGAGGCGTACGCGGAGGCCAACGCGAGCATCCGCGGTGAGGCCTCGACTGGGACGACCGCGACGTCCGGTGGCCCCACCGCGACGGCAACCGACGGCAGTCAGACGGACGCGGACACGAACACACCGACCGCATCGACCGACGGCAGTGACGACGGCGGCTCGCCCGGCTTCGGCGTCGTGGCGGCACTCGTCGCCGCGCTCTCGCTCGCCGGCATCGCCCGCCGGACGTAACGCGACTCCGAAAGGCCGATACGACCCCCGCCCCTCGGTCGGGGCATGGTCGAGAACGTCATCTACCCCGCGTACTTCGACGCGGGCCTCACGCGGTCGAAGGGACGACGTGTCCCGGACGACCTCGCGGTCGAGGAGCCGGACGTCGAGGAGATCGCGAAGGCCGTCCAGCAGGTCGGCTACGACGCGGTCATCGAGCGCGAGAAGAGCTACTCCCGCGAGGGCCACCGCCAGCGCGGCCGCGTCCTCGTGAAGAACCCCGACGACGACTCGAAGAACGACATCGTCCAGGCCGTCGCGGCGTACGTCAACGCCCTCCGCGAATGAAGCGCGTCGGCGAGGTCGTCCGCGTCGCACAGGGGCTCGCGGTCGCACGGAGCGAGGGCGACGAGTACCCCGACATCGGCACCGAGGCGGTCGACGAATCGCTCAACGCGGTCGGCCGTGTTGTCGACGTCTTCGGCCCGGTCTCGAAGCCGTACGTCGCCGTCACCACCGACGACGACCCCGCGCTGTTGCTCGGACAGACCCTGTACGCCCGGTAGCGGCGGGGGCGTCCAGCGAACGGAAAGCCGATAAACCGCCGGCCGGAACGGACGGCCATGAACGACCGGACGCGCGTCCTCGGGGCCGTCGGCCTCGTCGTCGCCATCTTCCTCCTCGTCCAGCTCGGGGCGCTCTCCCTGGTCCAGCCCTTCGAGGCGCAGGACCGGCAGGTCGTCGAGAACCCGAACGACCCGACGAACAGCATCGTCTACGTCGCCGCCATCCTCGTCGCGACCGCGCT
Coding sequences:
- a CDS encoding CoA-binding protein — translated: MPLESPDDLRRVLAYDRVAVVGASTSFEKAAHIVPAYLQRHGYELWPVNPTADEIFGRRAFDSLTDVPASVDIVEIFRPSEEVPGIVGEALDRDDVRAIWMQPGVGDDDAARKAEAAGIDVVQDRCMKVEHGQLVRNPMD
- a CDS encoding translation initiation factor: MSDNDPFEGLDVSDDPTADLDRATQTLAVRTEERRYGKKMVVIEGFEGDGDLGDLASDLKSALGTGGTVKENHIEVQGDHAQRVEELLRERGYSIES
- the btuC gene encoding vitamin B12 ABC transporter permease BtuC, which gives rise to MRTDLRAVVWSCGLVALLFATVAVCTTVGPVDIAPTAVAAAILNALWIPTGVHATEGSTGLLGVTLLPFGVGVETTHPFSFHVAETTRVIVISLRLPRIALAAVVGFALAAAGTVMQGFFRNPMADPSIVGVSSGAAVGAVAFITLGGAIPLVGTAVPFGIEGAAFVGAVAAAFLVYTIATEGGRTPVATLLLAGVAVQTFLGAVVSFLMVTSPEGTLQRAYYWLLGDLGMNAAWEPVGVAFVAVAACFLLLLPFTRDLNVLMLGEEDAHHLGIEVERTKQILLAVSSAITAAGVAVAGVIGFVGLVVPHAMRLVVGPDHRVLLPTSALAGATFLVVADTLARSTAEVLPVGVVTAAVGAPFFLFLLSRREVHAL
- a CDS encoding PGF-CTERM-anchored ABC transporter substrate-binding protein produces the protein MTGTRTTLVVALLLVGSLAAVVAPVGGATAAMEPTSATAATAQEDCSFPFSATDATGTEVTVEEAPDSVVTLGPAAAQTMVEIGAGSKVVGATQYASYLDGSDAWANISGSGRAFVSVERVVAQQPKLVLAENIVSDDTVERLRDAGITVYKFRSASSMDAVLEKVEVTGQLVGACEGASETRDWMETELEVVQRAAEGQESPQALYVFYGTTPGPDTYINDLMTTAGAENLAASADLEYSQAGYARINPEVVANMTVEWLLLNGGQPEPRIPESEAYQNTIAVQEDQTIVLNENYVSQPAPRSVYVMRNLSQAWFPEAYAEANASIRGEASTGTTATSGGPTATATDGSQTDADTNTPTASTDGSDDGGSPGFGVVAALVAALSLAGIARRT
- the srp19 gene encoding signal recognition particle subunit SRP19; the encoded protein is MVENVIYPAYFDAGLTRSKGRRVPDDLAVEEPDVEEIAKAVQQVGYDAVIEREKSYSREGHRQRGRVLVKNPDDDSKNDIVQAVAAYVNALRE
- a CDS encoding H/ACA ribonucleoprotein complex subunit GAR1; its protein translation is MKRVGEVVRVAQGLAVARSEGDEYPDIGTEAVDESLNAVGRVVDVFGPVSKPYVAVTTDDDPALLLGQTLYAR